One window of Syngnathus acus chromosome 16, fSynAcu1.2, whole genome shotgun sequence genomic DNA carries:
- the cacng6b gene encoding voltage-dependent calcium channel gamma-6 subunit, with translation MWNNFFVPQDDEGRVGAASSGQGGGLAALKGGRAQRRTQKMSDSQDGKIKLVFLVCAVGVTLTVLGVVTEFWVELAQPKNFAGNQTCQMAHYGLWKACVHTLWVADVDPERASCGPAELPGESNCTYFKFFTSGENAVVFKKTTTKNLNLAAAIFALLSLTMMVTGSICIIMTLSKGVVFFLKPASFCFILSGVLVLVSVLMFHQSVLALLSSDHSVPLHHQLSWSAACAGSAGAVLIFGGVLFLILSLPVTSWQKCLQHNSAT, from the exons ATGTGGAACAACTTCTTCGTGCCCCAGGACGATGAGGGCCGCGTGGGGGCGGCGAGCAGTGGCCAAGGCGGCGGACTGGCTGCCCTTAAGGGCGGACGAGCCCAGAGGCGGACCCAAAAGATGAGCGACAGCCAGGACGGCAAGATCAAGCTGGTCTTCCTGGTGTGCGCGGTGGGCGTGACGCTCACCGTGCTGGGCGTGGTCACTGAATTTTGGGTGGAGCTGGCGCAGCCCAAGAACTTTGCCGGCAACCAGACGTGCCAGATGGCGCACTATGGTCTGTGGAAGGCCTGCGTGCACACCCTGTGGGTGGCTGACGTGGACCCCGAGAGGGCCAGCTGCGGTCCGGCTGAACTACCGGGAG AATCCAACTGCACCTACTTCAAATTCTTCACCTCGGGGGAAAACGCCGTCGTGTTCAAGAAGACAACAACCAAGA ACTTGAACCTGGCGGCTGCCATTTTTGCTCTTCTCAGTCTGACAATGATGGTGACGGGCTCCATCTGCATCATCATGACGCTCAGCAAAGGCGTGGTATTcttcctcaagccagcctctttCTGCTTCATACTCTCAG GTGTCCTGGTCCTGGTCTCGGTCCTGATGTTTCACCAGTCCGTGCTGGCCTTGCTGTCCAGCGACCACTCCGTCCCGCTGCACCACCAGCTGTCCTGGTCGGCGGCCTGTGCCGGCTCGGCGGGCGCTGTCCTCATTTTCGGAGGCGTCCTTTTCCTCATCCTTTCGCTTCCCGTCACTTCGTGGCAGAAGTGCTTGCAGCACAACAGCGCCACCTAG